In Ktedonobacterales bacterium, the following proteins share a genomic window:
- a CDS encoding amidohydrolase, with the protein MLEILSPDLLWSDGQFTPDLSLLIDDGVIQQIDAAARLQAAFPQAQETKLAGQALVPGTINAHNHSFQSLVRGFGDDLPFFQWRDNGIYRYSLHLDEEGVYTGAILAFGEMLRYGVTTVVDFFYLHHESNDYDLAVMRAAHDVGIRLVLARCLYNWETGPQPYREPLEDAVARTRDLARLARERDGGRRMVNVQPAPHSPHAASPDMIVAGHALAQELDTPFHIHVSEGRYEVEMIQERYGLTPIRWLDSLGVLDDRAVLVHCVWATPEEIALMGQRGIHLAYNPASNMFLGDGITDIPAMIAAGVRVALGSDGGCSNNRTSIFDEMRTCALLQKVKRLDGATLSAEAVFTMGTANGGSALRLPIGELAPGTRADFVALDLTDISLQPPNRLLKNIVYAMSPQAIRGVWVDGTQRLRDGELTGWLSLREISARVQLLTKDW; encoded by the coding sequence ATGCTCGAAATCCTCAGCCCTGATCTGCTCTGGTCTGATGGTCAATTTACCCCCGATCTCAGCCTGCTCATAGACGATGGCGTCATTCAGCAGATCGATGCTGCGGCCAGATTGCAGGCCGCCTTTCCCCAGGCCCAGGAAACAAAGCTGGCGGGGCAGGCGCTGGTTCCAGGGACCATCAACGCCCATAACCACTCGTTTCAATCCCTGGTGCGCGGCTTTGGCGATGATCTTCCGTTCTTTCAGTGGCGCGACAACGGCATTTACCGCTACTCGCTTCATCTGGATGAAGAGGGCGTCTACACCGGCGCGATTCTGGCCTTTGGCGAGATGCTGCGCTACGGCGTGACAACCGTCGTTGATTTCTTTTATCTGCACCACGAAAGCAACGATTACGACCTGGCAGTCATGCGCGCGGCGCATGACGTCGGTATTCGGCTGGTGCTGGCGCGCTGCCTGTACAATTGGGAGACCGGCCCCCAGCCCTATCGAGAGCCACTGGAAGACGCCGTAGCCCGCACCCGCGATCTGGCGCGGCTGGCGCGCGAGCGCGACGGCGGACGGAGAATGGTGAATGTACAGCCCGCGCCGCACAGTCCACACGCCGCTTCGCCAGACATGATTGTCGCCGGACACGCGCTGGCCCAGGAGCTTGATACGCCCTTCCACATCCATGTTTCGGAGGGGCGCTATGAAGTGGAGATGATTCAGGAACGCTATGGCCTGACACCCATTCGCTGGCTGGATTCGTTGGGCGTACTGGATGATCGCGCCGTTCTGGTGCACTGCGTCTGGGCGACGCCCGAAGAGATCGCCCTCATGGGCCAGCGAGGCATCCACCTGGCCTATAATCCGGCCAGCAACATGTTTTTAGGCGATGGCATCACCGATATTCCCGCCATGATCGCGGCTGGAGTGCGCGTGGCGCTGGGCAGCGACGGCGGGTGCAGCAACAACCGCACCAGCATCTTCGACGAGATGCGCACCTGCGCCCTGCTCCAGAAGGTGAAACGGCTGGACGGCGCGACACTGAGCGCCGAAGCAGTCTTTACAATGGGTACAGCCAACGGCGGCAGCGCGCTTCGGCTGCCCATCGGTGAGCTTGCCCCCGGTACCCGCGCCGATTTTGTCGCCCTGGACCTGACGGACATTTCGCTCCAGCCGCCCAACCGGCTGCTCAAAAACATCGTCTACGCCATGTCGCCCCAGGCCATCCGGGGCGTCTGGGTAGATGGCACGCAGCGCCTGCGCGACGGCGAACTGACCGGCTGGCTCTCGCTGCGCGAAATTAGCGCGCGGGTGCAACTCCTAACCAAAGACTGGTAA